The following coding sequences are from one Ruminococcus flavefaciens AE3010 window:
- a CDS encoding family 43 glycosylhydrolase has translation MKVLKRLLAAAGAAALAMTACPVTAQAAVTADFADEYGEVISGADYTIMVRLSGKYITAASDGNVHQWEKLGDSSQVWRIESAGEGKCCILSGKDRSLALTVENGDSTDGNNIYLSEYKDTAAQHFILHRTDDAYYITAECSGNAALDVYDISYENGANIDQWDYWKGEGQKFYIRPVDGDFKFVRGDLNFDGTVDSFDRIIMQRGVISSFDDTMASIADMNGDGAVNTADLVLLTSYILGRDADIQTYSTISTEKPDVAYLFAYFLGNSPEQERLSYAVSTDGYNFKALNGGGAVWKSSVGTECLRDPYIFKGEDGFYYMLATDMKSSLGWNSNRNLLSAKSTDLVHWFDETSIEIANKYPLMQGADRAWAPQAIYDPEKASYMIYFAARVPGRDDRTIMYYAYSKDMKKLDTQPQLLFAPKNGDDAIDSDIINVGGKYYMYYKNETNKRIYLAIADHASGPYTEIKQVSEGDIGVEGPNIYNLIGTDKWLMMSDAYGNGYYVMQETTDLTNFKTVSRNSYSFNFTPRHGYVIPINGDQYNALISAYPSAGLTPINTRVKAPVVNVALGGTADMPRTVTAEYTGGGVCEMSVDWSSSDLAKIDTSKAGIYTVSGTVKSSAELYADPFIKERADPYVVDGGDGYYYFTASYPAYGSVDKGYDRIILRRSNTVGGLASAEEKTIWKAHTSGILAKHIWAPEMHYIGGSWYIFFAAGASSDIWAIRPYVLKCDGDPYTGNWTECGQMQASAGDSSSFANFSLDMTYFENNGKHYVIWAEIKGDSSLFMAEINPSQPWKLTSKPILLTKPEYKWELVNNRVNEGAAVLKTGKKVYVFFSASGTGSEYCVGRLEADINSDLMDTKSWKKLTEPVLSTADVKGKSGPGHNSFVRDEMGNLLIVYHARPDSHASQECGTYNKDPLYDPCRHARIKRVVFDGNGDPVINLSDEAELSAANKQVTATVVVN, from the coding sequence ATGAAGGTACTGAAAAGGCTGCTTGCCGCCGCAGGAGCGGCTGCACTGGCTATGACGGCTTGTCCCGTTACTGCGCAGGCGGCAGTGACGGCTGACTTCGCCGACGAGTACGGCGAGGTCATAAGCGGAGCTGATTATACTATCATGGTTCGTCTCAGCGGCAAGTACATAACCGCAGCAAGTGACGGAAACGTCCACCAGTGGGAAAAGCTTGGGGACAGCTCGCAGGTATGGCGTATCGAGAGTGCAGGGGAAGGAAAATGCTGTATACTTTCGGGCAAAGACAGAAGCCTTGCTCTGACTGTTGAGAACGGCGACTCCACCGACGGCAATAATATCTATCTCTCGGAATACAAGGACACGGCGGCTCAGCATTTCATACTTCACCGTACTGACGACGCATATTATATCACGGCTGAGTGCTCGGGCAATGCGGCTCTTGACGTGTACGACATAAGCTACGAAAACGGCGCCAATATCGACCAGTGGGACTACTGGAAGGGCGAGGGTCAGAAGTTCTATATCCGCCCCGTAGACGGCGACTTCAAATTCGTCCGCGGCGACCTTAACTTTGACGGTACCGTTGACAGCTTCGACCGAATCATCATGCAGCGCGGAGTTATCAGCAGCTTTGACGATACCATGGCTTCGATCGCTGATATGAACGGCGACGGAGCTGTAAATACTGCGGACTTGGTTCTGCTCACAAGCTATATCCTCGGCAGAGATGCTGATATACAGACCTACAGCACTATTTCCACCGAGAAGCCTGATGTGGCTTATCTCTTCGCATACTTCCTCGGCAATTCGCCTGAGCAGGAGCGACTTTCCTATGCAGTCAGCACCGACGGCTACAACTTCAAAGCGCTCAACGGCGGCGGAGCTGTGTGGAAGTCAAGTGTGGGAACTGAGTGCCTCCGCGACCCCTATATCTTCAAGGGCGAGGACGGATTCTACTATATGCTTGCTACGGATATGAAGTCTTCACTGGGCTGGAACAGCAACCGCAATCTCCTCAGCGCAAAGTCCACCGACCTTGTGCACTGGTTCGACGAGACAAGTATTGAGATAGCCAACAAGTACCCCCTCATGCAGGGAGCTGACCGTGCGTGGGCTCCTCAGGCTATATACGATCCCGAAAAGGCTTCCTACATGATATACTTTGCGGCGAGAGTTCCCGGGCGTGACGACAGGACTATCATGTATTACGCCTACAGCAAGGACATGAAGAAACTGGATACCCAGCCTCAGCTTCTTTTTGCCCCCAAGAACGGTGACGACGCTATCGACTCCGATATAATCAACGTGGGCGGCAAGTACTATATGTACTACAAGAACGAGACCAACAAGCGTATCTACCTTGCAATAGCTGACCACGCAAGCGGTCCTTATACCGAGATAAAGCAGGTCTCCGAGGGTGATATCGGTGTTGAGGGACCCAATATCTACAATCTTATCGGAACTGACAAGTGGCTGATGATGTCTGACGCATACGGCAACGGCTACTACGTAATGCAGGAGACCACAGACCTGACCAACTTCAAGACTGTCAGCAGAAACAGCTACAGCTTCAACTTCACTCCACGTCACGGATATGTTATCCCTATCAACGGCGACCAGTACAACGCTCTCATAAGCGCATATCCTTCGGCAGGGCTTACTCCAATAAATACACGAGTGAAAGCTCCCGTTGTGAATGTGGCTTTAGGCGGCACCGCTGATATGCCGAGGACGGTCACTGCCGAGTATACAGGCGGCGGAGTATGCGAAATGAGCGTTGACTGGAGCAGCTCCGACCTTGCGAAAATAGATACCTCCAAGGCAGGCATTTACACTGTCAGCGGTACAGTAAAGTCCAGTGCGGAGCTTTATGCCGACCCTTTTATAAAAGAAAGAGCCGACCCCTATGTGGTGGACGGCGGTGACGGATATTACTATTTTACAGCGTCTTATCCTGCCTACGGCAGCGTGGACAAGGGCTATGACCGCATAATCCTGCGCAGGAGCAATACCGTAGGCGGACTTGCTTCCGCTGAGGAAAAGACCATATGGAAGGCTCATACAAGCGGCATACTTGCAAAGCATATCTGGGCTCCCGAAATGCATTATATAGGCGGTTCGTGGTATATTTTCTTTGCTGCGGGAGCAAGCAGCGATATCTGGGCGATACGTCCCTACGTTCTGAAATGCGACGGCGACCCGTATACGGGAAACTGGACGGAGTGCGGACAGATGCAGGCAAGTGCAGGGGACAGCTCGTCATTTGCAAACTTTTCCCTTGATATGACCTATTTCGAGAACAACGGCAAGCACTATGTCATATGGGCGGAGATAAAGGGCGATTCCTCACTGTTCATGGCGGAGATAAACCCGTCGCAGCCGTGGAAGCTGACCTCAAAGCCCATACTTCTTACCAAGCCCGAATACAAGTGGGAGCTTGTGAACAACCGCGTCAACGAGGGTGCGGCAGTTCTCAAGACCGGCAAAAAGGTCTATGTATTTTTCTCGGCTTCGGGAACAGGCTCGGAGTATTGTGTGGGCAGACTTGAAGCTGATATAAACTCTGACCTTATGGATACAAAGAGCTGGAAAAAGCTGACAGAGCCTGTGCTTTCAACAGCTGATGTAAAGGGTAAATCAGGACCCGGACATAACAGCTTTGTTAGGGACGAAATGGGAAATCTTCTAATAGTGTATCATGCCCGTCCCGACAGCCATGCGTCACAGGAATGCGGCACATATAACAAAGACCCGCTTTACGACCCGTGCAGACATGCCCGTATAAAGCGAGTAGTATTTGACGGAAACGGTGATCCTGTCATCAATCTCAGTGACGAAGCAGAGCTTTCTGCGGCAAATAAACAAGTAACAGCTACAGTTGTGGTGAACTGA
- a CDS encoding aminotransferase class I/II-fold pyridoxal phosphate-dependent enzyme: protein MILSQMTKEELASFKSENEKLYNDFKGQGLCLNMARGNPCSEQLELSLDMLKAFDDGNFMSECGNDVRNYGVPDGIPEAKKLFSDMIGVNTDEIIIFGNSSLNAMFFSVQCAFNKGILGSKPWSECGRIKFLCPVPGYDRHFKVTEFFGVEMINIPMTPTGPDMDMIEELVKNDESIKGIWCVPQYSNPDGIVYSDETVKRFAALKPAAKDFRIFWDNAYCIHHLTDSPKCILNILDEAKKVGNEDIVYIFGSTSKVTFPGAGIAVMGASKANIDELKKYLGISIISYDKMNQLRHVKFFGTFENMLEHMKKHKAIIAPKFRLVCDKLAKELAPLGIGQWTDPQGGYFISFNAPQGCAKRIVSLCSEAGVTLTGAGATFPYGVDPEDKNIRLAPTYPPIEDLSKAMDLFVICVKIAAAEKLLAE, encoded by the coding sequence ATGATTTTATCCCAGATGACTAAAGAAGAGCTTGCTTCGTTCAAAAGCGAAAATGAAAAGCTGTACAACGACTTCAAGGGTCAGGGACTCTGCCTCAATATGGCAAGAGGAAACCCCTGCAGCGAACAGCTCGAACTCAGTCTTGATATGCTCAAGGCTTTCGACGATGGTAACTTTATGAGCGAATGCGGAAATGATGTCCGCAATTACGGAGTGCCCGATGGTATCCCGGAAGCAAAAAAACTCTTTTCCGATATGATCGGTGTAAACACCGACGAGATCATCATCTTCGGTAATTCAAGCCTCAACGCTATGTTCTTCTCTGTTCAGTGCGCTTTCAACAAGGGCATTCTCGGAAGCAAGCCATGGTCGGAATGCGGCAGGATCAAGTTCCTCTGCCCTGTCCCCGGCTACGACAGACACTTCAAGGTAACTGAATTCTTCGGTGTTGAAATGATAAATATCCCCATGACTCCTACAGGTCCTGATATGGATATGATAGAGGAGCTGGTAAAGAACGACGAGTCCATCAAGGGTATATGGTGCGTTCCACAGTACTCCAACCCCGACGGTATCGTTTACAGCGATGAGACTGTAAAGCGCTTCGCAGCTTTAAAGCCTGCCGCAAAGGACTTCCGTATTTTCTGGGACAACGCATACTGCATACATCATCTCACCGACTCACCAAAATGCATTCTCAATATCCTCGACGAAGCCAAGAAAGTCGGCAACGAGGACATCGTTTACATATTCGGTTCTACTTCCAAGGTAACATTCCCGGGTGCAGGCATTGCCGTTATGGGTGCAAGCAAAGCAAACATCGACGAGCTCAAGAAGTACCTGGGCATAAGCATTATCAGCTACGATAAGATGAACCAGCTCCGCCACGTAAAGTTCTTCGGCACTTTTGAGAATATGCTGGAGCACATGAAAAAGCACAAGGCTATTATCGCTCCGAAGTTCAGACTTGTATGTGATAAGCTTGCAAAGGAGCTTGCTCCTCTCGGTATCGGTCAGTGGACTGATCCTCAGGGCGGCTACTTTATCTCGTTCAACGCTCCGCAGGGCTGTGCAAAGAGAATAGTTTCACTTTGCAGCGAGGCAGGCGTAACTCTCACGGGCGCAGGTGCTACATTCCCTTACGGCGTTGACCCCGAGGACAAGAACATCAGACTTGCTCCTACATATCCTCCGATCGAGGATCTCAGCAAGGCTATGGACCTCTTCGTTATCTGCGTAAAGATAGCAGCTGCTGAAAAGCTTCTGGCTGAATAA